From a region of the Halorhodospira halophila genome:
- the cysS gene encoding cysteine--tRNA ligase translates to MLKIHNSLTGAKEPFRPIEPGRVRIYVCGMTVYDLCHLGHARALVVFDAVVRYLRWQGYEVTYVRNITDIDDKIIRRAAENGEPMSALTDRFIQAMHEDCAALGVERPDHEPRATERLESMIALIEELISGGHAYVGENGDVYFSVASFPAYGKLSGRRVEELRSGSRIEPDEAKRDPVDFVLWKAAKSGEPAWPSPWGDGRPGWHIECSAMSRDLLGSHFDIHGGGVDLQFPHHENEIAQSECASGHRFVNYWMHNGHVRIDDEKMAKSLGNFFTVRDVLAEHPAEAVRLFLLSSHYRSPLNYTGDALGEARGGLERLYNALRGLPEAEPACSRARERFREAMDDDFNTREALAVLFESAREINRLREGGDEAGAAAAAAELRELGAVLGLLQQDPESYLRGDVADAEVDEIEALVAQRAAARKAKDFAEADRIRDELQARGIELEDTPEGTKWRRTR, encoded by the coding sequence ATGCTGAAGATCCACAACAGTCTGACCGGAGCCAAGGAGCCGTTCCGGCCCATTGAGCCGGGGCGGGTGCGGATCTACGTCTGCGGCATGACGGTCTACGACCTCTGCCATCTGGGCCACGCCCGTGCCCTGGTGGTCTTCGATGCGGTGGTCCGGTATCTGCGCTGGCAGGGTTACGAGGTGACCTACGTGCGCAACATCACCGACATCGACGACAAGATCATCCGCCGCGCGGCGGAGAACGGCGAGCCAATGAGCGCCCTGACCGATCGCTTCATCCAGGCCATGCACGAGGACTGCGCGGCGCTGGGCGTCGAGCGCCCCGACCATGAGCCGCGTGCCACCGAGCGCCTTGAGTCGATGATCGCGCTGATCGAGGAGCTGATCTCCGGCGGCCACGCCTACGTTGGCGAGAACGGCGACGTCTACTTCTCGGTGGCCAGCTTCCCGGCGTACGGCAAGCTGTCCGGGCGTCGGGTGGAGGAACTGCGCTCGGGCTCGCGCATCGAGCCGGACGAAGCCAAGCGTGATCCGGTGGATTTCGTCCTCTGGAAAGCGGCCAAGAGCGGTGAGCCGGCCTGGCCCTCGCCGTGGGGAGATGGTCGGCCCGGCTGGCACATCGAATGCTCGGCCATGTCCCGTGACCTACTCGGCAGCCACTTCGATATCCATGGGGGCGGGGTCGATCTGCAGTTCCCGCACCATGAGAACGAAATCGCCCAGAGCGAGTGCGCCAGCGGTCACCGTTTCGTCAACTACTGGATGCACAACGGCCACGTGCGCATCGATGACGAGAAGATGGCCAAGTCGCTGGGCAACTTCTTTACGGTGCGCGACGTCCTGGCCGAGCATCCGGCCGAGGCCGTCCGTCTTTTCCTGCTCTCGAGTCACTACCGCAGCCCGCTCAATTACACGGGGGATGCACTGGGCGAGGCCCGCGGGGGGCTGGAGCGGCTCTACAACGCCCTGCGCGGACTGCCGGAGGCAGAACCGGCGTGCAGCCGGGCGCGGGAGCGCTTCCGTGAGGCGATGGACGACGACTTCAATACCCGTGAAGCCCTCGCGGTGCTCTTCGAGAGTGCCCGTGAGATCAACCGGCTGCGCGAGGGCGGTGACGAGGCAGGAGCTGCTGCGGCAGCCGCCGAGCTGCGTGAGCTCGGCGCGGTCCTCGGGCTGTTGCAGCAGGACCCGGAGAGCTACCTGCGCGGCGATGTTGCGGATGCCGAGGTCGACGAGATCGAGGCGCTCGTGGCGCAGCGGGCAGCGGCGCGCAAGGCGAAGGATTTCGCCGAGGCCGATCGGATCCGGGACGAACTCCAGGCGCGGGGGATTGAGCTGGAGGACACGCCGGAGGGGACCAAGTGGCGGCGAACCCGCTAA
- the gltX gene encoding glutamate--tRNA ligase: MNEMTVKTRFAPSPTGALHLGNLRTALFNALLAYGNGGRFVLRIEDTDRERYSPEATRSLMGDLRWLGLDWQEGPEVGGPAPPYHQFDRGFLYDAYYRQLEAEGWAYPCFCSERELEMARRAQRSAGQPPRYPGTCARLSADEVARKRAEGVQPALRFRVPSGEQVRFDDRIHGEQSFRTDDIGDFIIRRADGTAAYLFTNAVDDALMGITDVLRGDDHLTNTPRQLLILKALGLSAPRYGHMGLITGADGAPLSKRNGSRSVGELAREGYLPEAMLNYLARVGHTCASEALLDLAGLAEVFDPARISTAPSRFDPDHLRHWQDEAVHRSPARRLRPWMGIDALVPPGYADDLVNAVRDNVRFPADARDWAKRVFAGPPGLDADAEAAIVSAGPEFFEAAVGAAEEGYTRFKGLTEAVKERTGVKGKRLFMPLRAALTGRCSGPELQPVVDLMGGERVVERLRRAATLAAEQGAQGE, encoded by the coding sequence ATGAACGAGATGACCGTCAAGACGCGCTTTGCACCGAGCCCGACCGGGGCCCTGCACCTCGGCAACCTGCGCACGGCCCTGTTCAATGCCCTGCTGGCCTACGGCAACGGCGGGCGGTTCGTGTTGCGGATCGAGGATACCGATCGTGAGCGCTACAGCCCGGAGGCGACCCGCTCGCTGATGGGCGATCTGCGCTGGCTGGGACTGGACTGGCAGGAAGGCCCGGAGGTGGGCGGTCCGGCGCCGCCGTACCACCAGTTTGACCGGGGATTTCTCTACGACGCCTACTACCGACAGCTCGAGGCCGAGGGGTGGGCTTACCCCTGCTTCTGCAGCGAGCGCGAGCTGGAGATGGCCCGGCGTGCCCAGCGCTCGGCCGGGCAGCCGCCGCGCTATCCCGGCACCTGCGCACGCCTCAGCGCCGATGAGGTGGCGCGCAAGCGCGCCGAGGGGGTGCAGCCGGCTCTGCGGTTCCGGGTGCCGAGCGGTGAGCAGGTGCGCTTCGATGATCGCATCCACGGTGAGCAGAGCTTCCGGACGGATGACATCGGCGACTTCATCATCCGCCGCGCCGACGGCACCGCCGCGTATCTGTTCACCAACGCTGTCGATGACGCGCTGATGGGGATCACCGATGTCCTGCGGGGGGATGATCACCTTACGAACACCCCGCGGCAGTTGCTCATCCTGAAGGCCTTGGGGCTGTCGGCGCCGCGTTACGGCCACATGGGGCTGATCACCGGGGCCGATGGCGCGCCGCTGTCCAAGCGCAACGGCAGTCGCTCCGTCGGTGAGTTGGCTCGAGAGGGGTATCTGCCCGAGGCCATGCTCAATTACCTGGCCCGGGTCGGGCACACCTGCGCGTCCGAAGCGCTGCTCGATCTGGCCGGCTTGGCCGAGGTCTTCGATCCGGCGCGTATCAGCACGGCGCCGTCGCGTTTTGACCCGGACCATCTGCGGCACTGGCAGGACGAGGCGGTGCACCGCAGCCCGGCGCGGCGCCTGCGGCCGTGGATGGGGATCGATGCCCTGGTGCCCCCCGGGTACGCCGACGACCTGGTCAACGCCGTGCGCGATAACGTGCGTTTCCCGGCGGATGCGCGGGACTGGGCCAAACGGGTCTTCGCCGGGCCGCCGGGGCTCGATGCCGACGCCGAGGCGGCCATCGTCTCGGCGGGGCCGGAGTTCTTCGAGGCTGCCGTGGGTGCCGCTGAGGAGGGCTACACCCGGTTCAAGGGGCTGACCGAGGCGGTCAAGGAACGTACCGGGGTCAAGGGCAAGCGACTCTTCATGCCGCTGCGCGCGGCGCTCACCGGTCGATGTAGCGGTCCGGAGCTGCAGCCGGTGGTCGACCTGATGGGCGGTGAGCGGGTGGTTGAGCGGCTCAGGCGCGCCGCCACCCTCGCCGCGGAGCAAGGCGCGCAGGGGGAGTGA
- a CDS encoding UDP-2,3-diacylglucosamine diphosphatase → MPRPVLVIADLHLDRSRPAATDTFLRFLEKEAPGAEAVYILGDLFEAWIGDDAVSADDPVLQALRAAAASTDIYVMHGNRDFLLGADFAAASGTHLLPDPSVVTIHGEHALMMHGDSLCTDDAEYMEFRAMVRDPAWQQHFLALPVAERLEQARQARGASTERNQQLDEAIMDVTPVAVDAALREHQVRWLIHGHTHRPAIHDLDTPFGWGKRFVVGDWFDQGSLLRCQPEGWRLETLPHDA, encoded by the coding sequence ATGCCCCGACCCGTTCTGGTCATCGCCGACCTGCACCTGGACCGCAGCCGCCCGGCTGCGACGGACACCTTCCTGCGCTTCCTCGAGAAGGAGGCGCCGGGCGCCGAAGCCGTCTACATCTTGGGCGACCTGTTCGAGGCGTGGATCGGCGACGACGCGGTCTCCGCCGACGACCCCGTCCTGCAGGCCCTCCGTGCAGCCGCGGCGAGCACGGATATCTACGTCATGCACGGGAATCGGGATTTCCTGCTCGGTGCCGATTTCGCCGCAGCCAGCGGCACCCACCTGCTCCCCGATCCCAGCGTGGTGACCATCCACGGCGAACACGCGCTGATGATGCACGGCGACAGCCTGTGCACCGATGACGCCGAGTACATGGAGTTCCGCGCCATGGTGCGCGATCCCGCATGGCAGCAGCACTTCCTGGCGCTGCCGGTGGCGGAGCGACTCGAGCAGGCGCGCCAGGCGCGCGGCGCCAGCACCGAGCGGAACCAGCAGCTAGACGAGGCCATCATGGATGTCACCCCGGTGGCGGTGGATGCGGCACTCAGGGAGCACCAGGTGCGCTGGCTCATCCACGGCCACACGCATCGTCCGGCCATTCACGACTTGGACACACCCTTCGGTTGGGGCAAACGCTTCGTGGTGGGTGACTGGTTCGATCAGGGCAGCCTGCTGCGCTGTCAACCAGAGGGCTGGAGGCTGGAGACCCTGCCCCACGACGCCTAG
- the dusA gene encoding tRNA dihydrouridine(20/20a) synthase DusA translates to MTEPPCIHGRLSVAPMMEWTTPPARYFLRLLAPNVRLYTEMVPAVALWHGAAERFLPFHPAEHPVAVQFGGSDPQELAHAARLAEQWGYDEVNLNVGCPSDRVQSGRFGACLMLEPARVADCVAAMQAATRLPVTVKTRIGVDDHDSEAFLDAFVEAVAAAGCRSFIVHARKAWLSGLSPKENREIPPLDYLRVHRLKARRPDLEVAINGGIADAATLREQLQWVDGAMIGREAFSNPYVLAQWDCMLFGGELPGRRAVVTAYLPYVEARRREGVPMSQLVKVLMGLFNGLPGARAWRRTLTEGSQQPGAGPDVIERALKCVAHGEAA, encoded by the coding sequence ATGACCGAGCCGCCGTGCATACACGGGCGTTTGAGCGTGGCCCCGATGATGGAGTGGACCACGCCGCCGGCACGCTACTTCCTGCGCCTGCTGGCGCCCAACGTGCGTCTCTACACGGAGATGGTGCCGGCCGTGGCGCTCTGGCACGGGGCGGCGGAACGTTTTCTGCCGTTTCACCCGGCGGAGCACCCGGTGGCGGTGCAGTTCGGGGGTAGCGACCCGCAGGAGCTGGCCCACGCGGCGCGCCTCGCCGAGCAGTGGGGTTACGACGAGGTCAATCTCAACGTCGGGTGCCCCAGTGACCGTGTGCAGTCGGGGCGTTTCGGGGCCTGCCTGATGCTCGAGCCGGCCCGGGTGGCCGACTGCGTCGCCGCGATGCAGGCGGCCACCCGCTTGCCGGTGACGGTCAAAACCCGCATCGGGGTCGACGATCACGACAGCGAGGCCTTCCTGGACGCTTTCGTGGAGGCCGTGGCCGCAGCGGGGTGCCGGAGCTTTATTGTGCATGCCCGCAAGGCATGGCTTTCGGGGCTCAGCCCCAAGGAGAATCGCGAGATCCCGCCCCTGGATTACCTCCGTGTGCATCGGCTCAAGGCGCGGCGGCCGGATCTGGAGGTGGCGATCAACGGTGGTATTGCGGATGCGGCGACGCTGCGGGAGCAGCTGCAGTGGGTCGATGGGGCGATGATCGGCCGCGAGGCCTTCTCCAATCCCTACGTGCTGGCACAGTGGGATTGCATGCTGTTCGGAGGCGAGTTGCCCGGGCGTCGCGCTGTGGTGACCGCGTATCTGCCTTATGTCGAGGCGCGTCGGCGCGAAGGGGTGCCCATGAGCCAGCTGGTCAAGGTGCTCATGGGGCTGTTCAATGGATTGCCCGGTGCCCGCGCCTGGCGTCGGACCCTGACCGAAGGCAGTCAGCAGCCGGGGGCCGGCCCCGACGTGATCGAGCGCGCGCTGAAGTGCGTCGCCCATGGGGAGGCTGCATGA
- a CDS encoding glutaredoxin family protein yields MTQSVTLYGTSGCHLCDEARDLIRRYAAYTPLQLHEADVLDHFPDDPALQERIPFLEGEHPGGRLFWPFDAGDLHQWLQTGGRP; encoded by the coding sequence ATGACCCAATCCGTGACGCTCTACGGGACCAGCGGCTGCCACCTCTGCGACGAGGCGCGCGACCTCATCCGCCGTTATGCGGCCTACACCCCGCTGCAGCTGCACGAGGCCGACGTCCTCGACCACTTCCCGGACGACCCGGCGCTCCAGGAGCGCATCCCCTTCCTGGAGGGCGAGCACCCCGGCGGGCGCCTGTTCTGGCCGTTCGATGCCGGGGACCTGCACCAGTGGCTGCAGACCGGAGGCCGACCGTGA
- a CDS encoding L,D-transpeptidase, producing MARLLLCLALLAPGLLAAQQEPPNDLPFKPEDDERWVLVDTDTYRITVFEGDRPFAHFENLAVGRYGTAETRRRGDRTTPLGKFRINRINEESQYHLFLGLNYPSLENARKARDDGTIDQEEYLDFLDDFARLGRPPQRTALGGHIGIHGVGDGDVRFHRHVNWTDGCVALEDDQVEALASLVGIGTRVYIR from the coding sequence ATGGCGCGGCTGCTCCTTTGCCTGGCACTGCTTGCGCCGGGTCTGCTCGCGGCGCAGCAGGAGCCGCCGAACGACCTGCCGTTCAAGCCGGAGGACGATGAACGATGGGTTCTGGTGGACACCGATACCTACCGGATAACCGTGTTTGAAGGGGACCGCCCCTTCGCGCATTTTGAAAACCTCGCCGTGGGCCGCTACGGCACGGCGGAAACCCGCCGTCGCGGCGACCGGACCACTCCGCTGGGAAAATTCCGCATCAACCGGATCAATGAAGAGAGCCAGTACCATCTTTTTCTCGGGCTGAATTACCCAAGTCTGGAGAATGCGCGCAAGGCCCGGGATGACGGGACCATCGACCAAGAGGAGTATCTTGATTTTCTGGATGACTTTGCCCGCCTGGGTCGTCCGCCCCAGCGGACGGCTCTGGGCGGGCATATCGGCATCCACGGGGTGGGCGATGGTGATGTCCGGTTCCACCGGCATGTCAACTGGACAGATGGCTGCGTGGCGCTGGAAGACGATCAGGTCGAGGCGCTGGCCAGCCTTGTGGGCATTGGCACACGCGTGTATATCCGCTAG
- a CDS encoding Lpp/OprI family alanine-zipper lipoprotein, with protein MPQRFASVAKLAAVGAAFGLVAACATVDEDQIGAAVDRELEDLYAEMDETRAIAEDARDTAEGADERAAEAHSIAEEALRKAEDNEEKIDRMFERTMQK; from the coding sequence ATGCCTCAACGTTTCGCATCCGTTGCCAAGCTCGCGGCTGTCGGCGCCGCCTTCGGCCTGGTCGCCGCCTGCGCCACCGTGGATGAGGATCAGATTGGCGCCGCGGTGGACCGTGAGCTTGAGGACCTCTACGCCGAGATGGACGAAACCCGCGCCATCGCTGAAGACGCCCGCGACACCGCCGAGGGCGCTGACGAGCGGGCGGCCGAGGCACACAGCATCGCCGAGGAGGCGCTGCGCAAGGCTGAGGACAACGAGGAGAAGATCGACCGCATGTTCGAGCGGACGATGCAGAAGTAA
- a CDS encoding L,D-transpeptidase family protein, which translates to MPVVADEAPPPEQAGEGEVVDEDAFEEHDWDRTLHRFELQDGVDVVGEEQTARANAEDTLLDVAKRHAVGYEQIRMANPGVDTWLPGEGAEVRIPSRYILPDAPREGVVINLAEMRLYHYPEDEQVVEIFPVSIGRMDWSTPLGRTEVTGKIEDPAWYPPESIRKQAEERGETMPREVPPGPDNPLGRHAILLDISGYLLHGTNRPWGIGMRATHGCIRLHPRDIEYLYDQLSVGTPVKIVNQPFQAGWSADGVLHLQAFPFFEEDDPSRAERVEMAVESVAHALGDTAHRVDGARVRAAADEQDGRIRRVSRSNATPHRPSGE; encoded by the coding sequence ATGCCGGTCGTGGCTGACGAAGCCCCTCCGCCCGAGCAGGCGGGCGAGGGCGAGGTGGTCGACGAGGACGCCTTCGAGGAGCACGACTGGGATCGGACCCTTCACCGCTTCGAGCTGCAGGACGGCGTCGACGTCGTTGGTGAGGAGCAGACCGCCCGGGCGAATGCCGAGGATACCCTGCTGGATGTCGCCAAGCGCCATGCGGTCGGCTACGAGCAGATCCGCATGGCCAACCCGGGCGTCGATACCTGGCTGCCGGGGGAGGGCGCGGAGGTTCGCATCCCGTCACGCTACATCCTCCCCGATGCGCCGCGTGAAGGCGTGGTCATCAACCTGGCCGAGATGCGCCTCTACCACTACCCGGAAGACGAGCAAGTGGTGGAGATCTTCCCGGTCAGTATCGGACGCATGGACTGGTCAACCCCGCTCGGGCGTACCGAGGTCACCGGGAAGATCGAGGACCCGGCCTGGTACCCGCCGGAGTCGATCCGCAAGCAGGCCGAGGAGCGAGGCGAAACGATGCCACGCGAAGTGCCCCCGGGACCCGACAACCCGCTGGGTCGGCACGCCATCCTGCTCGACATCAGTGGCTATCTGCTTCACGGCACCAACCGCCCCTGGGGCATCGGGATGCGGGCCACCCACGGGTGCATCCGGCTGCATCCGCGGGATATCGAGTACCTCTACGATCAGTTGTCAGTGGGCACGCCGGTGAAGATCGTCAATCAGCCGTTCCAGGCAGGTTGGTCTGCCGACGGGGTGCTCCACCTCCAGGCGTTTCCGTTCTTCGAGGAAGACGATCCGTCGCGGGCGGAGCGCGTCGAGATGGCCGTCGAGAGTGTCGCCCACGCCCTCGGCGATACGGCCCATCGGGTGGACGGCGCGCGGGTCCGCGCGGCTGCCGATGAGCAGGACGGGCGGATCCGCCGTGTGTCCCGGAGTAACGCCACCCCGCATCGTCCGTCCGGGGAGTGA
- a CDS encoding CoA pyrophosphatase, with amino-acid sequence MPVALSGPACCPEALRARLTGQAWPERGWRRSPGHPVPASVLIALLEPQHQPRILLTRRAGGLRDHPGQVSFPGGRVDPADASAEATALREAHEEVGLEPDAVRVLGRLGRYHTGTGFVIQPVVAVIRSPVIWRPDPGEVESVFELPLERLLEGRVDGEVRVPGPFGRIERFPALIHQEQLIWGATAGMLWQLREALQGIG; translated from the coding sequence ATGCCCGTCGCCCTGTCCGGACCGGCGTGTTGCCCGGAGGCCCTGCGGGCCCGCCTGACCGGGCAGGCCTGGCCTGAGCGCGGGTGGCGCCGATCCCCGGGGCACCCAGTGCCGGCATCGGTGCTGATCGCCCTGCTTGAGCCGCAGCATCAGCCGCGAATCCTGCTGACGCGGCGCGCCGGCGGCCTGCGTGATCACCCGGGGCAGGTGAGCTTCCCGGGGGGGCGCGTCGATCCGGCCGATGCCAGCGCCGAGGCGACCGCCCTGCGCGAGGCGCACGAGGAGGTTGGGCTCGAGCCCGACGCGGTGCGAGTCCTCGGGCGGCTCGGCCGCTACCATACGGGTACCGGGTTCGTGATCCAGCCGGTGGTTGCCGTCATTCGCAGCCCGGTCATCTGGCGGCCGGATCCGGGCGAGGTCGAGTCGGTCTTCGAGCTGCCCCTGGAACGGCTGCTCGAGGGGCGTGTCGACGGCGAGGTCCGGGTGCCCGGCCCCTTCGGACGGATCGAGCGCTTCCCGGCGCTGATTCATCAGGAGCAGCTGATCTGGGGGGCGACAGCAGGTATGCTCTGGCAACTCCGAGAAGCATTACAGGGCATAGGCTAA
- the lipA gene encoding lipoyl synthase — protein MTDFKGIPVSSGSVFERDGVRTIKDGVKRRGDGQQAPRARKPQWLKARAPGGEGYRRVRGIVHDHHLSTVCEESHCPNLGECWSHGTATFMVLGSVCTRTCRFCSVDTGNPKGRLDDREPQHCAESVRLMGLRYVVLTSVDRDDLRDGGAEHYAQCVRAIKAENPETAVEALTPDFRGDEEAVRTVVESGLEVFAHNVEVVRRLSPQVRDPRADYEQSLDVLRAAKRLRPDVVTKSSLMVGLGETDAELHEAFEDLRRAEVDIVTLGQYLQPTRNHLPVERFVSPDEFEALRQEGLRLGFREVVAGPLVRSSYRADRVLEGNNVGLPAPGPDAG, from the coding sequence ATGACCGATTTCAAGGGGATTCCGGTGAGCAGCGGTAGTGTCTTTGAACGCGACGGGGTGCGCACTATCAAGGACGGCGTGAAGCGCCGCGGCGATGGGCAGCAGGCGCCGCGCGCACGCAAGCCGCAGTGGCTCAAGGCGCGTGCTCCCGGCGGCGAGGGCTATCGTCGGGTGCGCGGTATCGTCCACGACCACCACCTGAGCACGGTCTGCGAGGAGTCCCATTGTCCCAATCTGGGCGAGTGCTGGAGCCACGGCACGGCCACCTTTATGGTTCTCGGATCGGTGTGCACGCGCACGTGCCGGTTCTGCTCCGTGGATACCGGCAACCCCAAAGGGCGTCTGGATGACCGGGAGCCGCAGCACTGCGCCGAGTCGGTGCGCCTGATGGGATTGCGCTACGTCGTTCTGACCTCCGTCGACCGTGATGACCTGCGCGATGGCGGAGCGGAGCATTACGCCCAGTGCGTTCGGGCGATCAAGGCGGAGAATCCGGAAACCGCGGTCGAGGCCCTCACGCCGGATTTCCGTGGCGATGAAGAGGCCGTGCGGACGGTGGTCGAGTCCGGGTTGGAAGTCTTCGCTCACAACGTCGAGGTGGTCCGGCGCCTCTCACCGCAGGTGCGCGACCCGCGTGCCGACTATGAGCAGAGCCTGGACGTGCTGCGGGCGGCCAAGCGGTTGCGCCCCGACGTGGTGACCAAGTCGAGCCTGATGGTGGGGCTCGGCGAGACGGATGCCGAGCTCCATGAGGCCTTCGAGGATTTGCGCCGGGCGGAGGTGGACATCGTCACCCTGGGGCAGTATCTGCAGCCGACCCGCAACCACCTTCCGGTGGAGCGGTTCGTGAGCCCGGACGAGTTCGAGGCCCTTCGCCAGGAGGGGCTCAGGCTGGGGTTCCGTGAGGTCGTCGCGGGTCCGCTGGTGCGTTCGAGCTACCGGGCGGACCGCGTGCTCGAGGGCAACAACGTCGGCTTGCCAGCCCCCGGCCCGGACGCTGGTTGA
- a CDS encoding ChaN family lipoprotein: protein MSTPLLRSTTLLAGLLFAGSAITSPCAEPGQWYDPGHQRTLGTHEVLDALEGVDFILLGERHDDAAHHRWQLHTLAALHGRGELGAIGFEMFPRSKQKPLEDWRTGNLTREAFLEETEWQRVWGYDAELYMPLFEFVRAHRVPAEALNVERDTVRAVRERGFDDLDEDERESVGQPAAASEAYRDRLQGIFRHHPGAGENDADLDRFIEAQTFWDRAMAESMVSALEAYGDPVVGIVGRGHAEYGDGIAHQLRDLGHDSIRILLPLDAAAACPDADRADFVFALEPERATPDPPRLGIAMEEDDSKVTILEVFPDTPADQAGLAAGDRIVKAAETEIRHPRDLQHIVSRQAPGTWLPLVIERNGETLEKVARFPAE from the coding sequence ATGTCCACGCCCCTGCTGCGCAGCACCACCCTGCTCGCCGGCCTTTTGTTTGCCGGCAGCGCCATCACCAGCCCCTGTGCCGAACCGGGGCAATGGTACGATCCGGGTCACCAACGCACCCTCGGCACCCATGAGGTGCTCGATGCCCTCGAGGGCGTCGATTTCATCCTGCTCGGCGAGCGCCACGACGATGCCGCCCACCACCGCTGGCAGCTCCATACCCTGGCCGCTTTGCACGGGCGAGGGGAGCTTGGGGCCATTGGCTTCGAGATGTTCCCACGCAGCAAACAGAAACCGCTAGAAGACTGGCGCACGGGCAACCTGACGCGCGAGGCGTTCCTCGAGGAGACCGAATGGCAGCGCGTCTGGGGCTACGACGCCGAACTCTACATGCCACTGTTCGAATTCGTCCGCGCGCACCGCGTGCCGGCCGAAGCCCTCAACGTTGAGCGAGACACCGTGCGCGCCGTGCGGGAACGCGGTTTCGACGATCTGGATGAGGACGAGCGTGAATCCGTCGGCCAGCCGGCAGCGGCCAGCGAGGCGTACCGGGACCGCCTGCAGGGTATCTTCCGTCATCACCCCGGCGCCGGCGAGAACGATGCCGACCTGGATCGGTTCATCGAGGCGCAGACGTTCTGGGACCGGGCGATGGCCGAGTCGATGGTCTCCGCCCTAGAGGCCTACGGCGACCCGGTCGTCGGCATCGTCGGCAGGGGTCACGCCGAGTACGGTGACGGCATCGCCCACCAGCTCCGGGATCTCGGCCACGACTCGATCCGCATCCTGCTGCCGCTCGACGCCGCCGCCGCGTGCCCGGACGCCGATCGGGCGGACTTCGTCTTCGCGCTCGAGCCCGAGCGCGCCACCCCCGATCCGCCGCGTCTGGGCATCGCCATGGAGGAGGACGATTCGAAGGTGACCATCCTCGAAGTCTTCCCCGATACACCCGCCGATCAGGCCGGGCTGGCCGCCGGCGACCGCATCGTGAAGGCAGCGGAGACCGAGATCCGGCATCCTCGCGACCTGCAGCACATCGTGTCCCGTCAGGCGCCGGGCACCTGGCTGCCGCTGGTCATCGAGCGGAATGGGGAGACCTTGGAGAAGGTGGCGCGGTTCCCCGCCGAGTAG
- a CDS encoding c-type cytochrome — protein MKRIVLAAGTATALIFGGMGAALADGESIYINGTAPTCSSCHDRGVAGAPELNAPEDWADRPSSVDELVESTLAGKGAMPAYDGRADREDLVKAIEYMLSTL, from the coding sequence ATGAAACGCATTGTTCTGGCCGCGGGTACCGCGACCGCGCTGATCTTCGGCGGCATGGGGGCGGCCCTTGCCGACGGCGAATCCATCTACATCAACGGCACGGCTCCGACCTGTTCCTCGTGCCATGACCGCGGGGTGGCCGGCGCACCGGAGCTCAACGCGCCCGAAGACTGGGCCGACCGGCCCTCCTCGGTGGACGAGCTGGTCGAGAGCACGCTCGCGGGCAAGGGCGCCATGCCGGCCTACGACGGGCGTGCCGACCGCGAGGATCTGGTCAAGGCCATCGAGTACATGCTCTCGACCCTTTGA
- a CDS encoding alpha/beta hydrolase: MYASFGGIGGGGPETGLELIRYAGSDGASDAVFPPLLFIHGAFAGAWCWEVHYLPHFAGLGYEAHALSLRGHGASAGRETLNSASLSHYVEDVAEAVESLPHPPVLIGHSMGGLVVDIALRQGVPAAGAVLLASVPPTGLAPSGMQMMLTEPRLLWQMGILQGFGPAWVDVDEAHRALFAEEMDPEVLLDYTSRMQPESQLALFEMGFPRWPRWGGVSVPVAVIGAEEDVIIPQWMVRTTAWLYGVEPRWIPGAGHATMLEPSWRRGADCLERALADLVRTGAGRS, translated from the coding sequence ATGTACGCAAGTTTCGGGGGGATCGGGGGCGGCGGCCCGGAGACGGGGCTGGAGCTGATCCGGTACGCGGGCAGCGACGGGGCATCGGATGCCGTGTTCCCGCCGCTGCTGTTCATCCACGGCGCCTTCGCCGGTGCCTGGTGCTGGGAGGTCCACTACCTGCCGCACTTCGCCGGCCTGGGCTACGAGGCTCACGCGCTGAGCCTCCGCGGCCACGGGGCGAGCGCAGGCCGGGAGACGCTCAACTCGGCCTCCCTGAGCCACTACGTCGAGGACGTGGCCGAAGCCGTCGAGTCGCTGCCACATCCGCCGGTGCTCATCGGTCACTCCATGGGCGGTTTGGTGGTGGATATCGCCCTGCGCCAGGGCGTACCGGCCGCCGGCGCTGTGCTTTTGGCCTCGGTGCCCCCAACCGGGCTCGCCCCCTCCGGCATGCAGATGATGCTGACCGAGCCGCGGCTGCTCTGGCAGATGGGCATTCTTCAGGGGTTCGGACCGGCCTGGGTCGATGTGGATGAGGCCCATCGGGCCCTGTTTGCGGAAGAGATGGATCCGGAGGTGCTGCTCGATTACACCAGCCGCATGCAGCCGGAGTCGCAGCTGGCCCTGTTTGAGATGGGTTTCCCGCGCTGGCCGCGATGGGGCGGCGTGTCCGTGCCGGTGGCGGTGATCGGGGCCGAGGAGGATGTCATCATCCCGCAGTGGATGGTGCGCACGACGGCGTGGCTCTATGGCGTGGAGCCACGCTGGATCCCCGGCGCCGGCCACGCCACCATGCTTGAGCCCAGTTGGCGCCGCGGCGCGGACTGCCTGGAACGGGCGCTGGCCGATCTGGTCCGGACGGGGGCGGGTCGGTCCTGA